The proteins below come from a single Deinococcus fonticola genomic window:
- the pyrE gene encoding orotate phosphoribosyltransferase, whose translation MNRSELAHAIRDAALLSGSFTLRSGVVSDSYFDKYRFESDPRILRAVAESLAPHVPADTEYLAGLEMGGIPVVTMLSAVTGLPAVFVRKEAKAYGTCQLAEGADIAGKRLTIVEDVVTSGGAVIAAVHALRERGAVVEHVLCVIDREQGGKAALEALNLQVTALYSKTDLG comes from the coding sequence TTGAACCGCAGCGAACTGGCGCACGCCATCCGGGACGCAGCCTTGCTGAGCGGTTCGTTCACGCTCCGTTCCGGCGTGGTCAGCGACTCCTACTTCGACAAGTACCGTTTCGAGTCCGACCCGCGCATTCTGCGGGCCGTGGCCGAAAGCCTCGCTCCCCACGTTCCCGCCGATACGGAGTATCTGGCTGGCCTGGAGATGGGCGGGATTCCGGTGGTGACCATGCTGTCCGCCGTGACGGGCCTGCCGGCCGTATTCGTTCGCAAAGAAGCCAAGGCATACGGCACCTGCCAGCTGGCCGAAGGCGCCGACATCGCGGGCAAACGCCTGACGATCGTGGAGGATGTCGTCACTTCCGGTGGGGCGGTGATCGCTGCCGTCCATGCCCTGCGGGAGCGCGGCGCGGTCGTCGAACACGTCCTGTGCGTGATTGACCGCGAGCAGGGAGGGAAGGCCGCCCTGGAGGCCTTGAACTTACAGGTGACGGCGCTGTACTCGAAAACCGACCTGGGTTGA
- a CDS encoding dihydroorotase encodes MTLTITNIKRVGSEQLESVTVEDGKIKGWNLGDEGEVIDGQGGTLAPALIELHAHLREPGQTEKEDLASGLAAAAAGGYGTVVCMPNTRPVIDDPALVQSLIEKANGLGFARLKPAAALTKGQLGEGLAELSYLKDAGAVMFTDDGLTNENARVLRLGLEYAKSLNMVISVHAEDAGLRAGGVMNEGVVSEELGLPGNPAAAAAARVARDMELVALTGARLHVQHLSTARELDIVREAKKRGLPVTCEVCPHHLDLTDEALRSFDAMYKVAPPLRSRADADYLLEGLLDGSVDCIATDHAPHTKAEKERDLLEAPSGIAYIEIAFPIMWTKFGAKLGLEKLLDLMTAAPARVMGWPEPTLEAGAPADLVVLDLTTEREVNPAGFKSKAKFTPWQGQMLKGWPVLTVVNGQVAFQREEA; translated from the coding sequence ATGACGTTAACGATTACAAACATCAAGCGTGTGGGTTCTGAGCAACTGGAGTCCGTAACCGTTGAGGACGGAAAAATCAAGGGCTGGAACCTGGGTGACGAAGGTGAGGTGATTGACGGGCAGGGCGGCACGCTGGCGCCGGCCCTGATCGAGTTGCACGCCCACCTGCGCGAGCCGGGGCAGACCGAGAAGGAAGACCTGGCGTCCGGCCTCGCGGCGGCGGCGGCGGGCGGCTACGGCACAGTGGTGTGCATGCCGAACACGCGGCCCGTGATCGACGATCCGGCGCTGGTGCAAAGCCTGATCGAAAAGGCGAACGGCCTGGGATTTGCGCGCCTGAAACCGGCGGCGGCGCTCACGAAGGGCCAGCTGGGAGAGGGGCTGGCCGAACTGAGTTACCTGAAGGACGCCGGGGCAGTGATGTTCACGGATGACGGCCTGACCAACGAGAACGCCCGGGTGCTGCGCCTGGGGCTGGAATATGCCAAGTCCCTGAACATGGTGATCAGCGTGCACGCCGAGGATGCTGGCCTACGCGCAGGCGGCGTGATGAACGAGGGCGTGGTGTCCGAGGAACTGGGCCTGCCCGGCAACCCGGCGGCGGCGGCGGCGGCCCGCGTGGCCCGCGACATGGAACTCGTGGCCCTGACGGGAGCGCGGCTGCACGTGCAGCACCTCTCGACGGCGCGTGAACTGGACATCGTGCGCGAGGCGAAAAAACGCGGCCTGCCCGTCACCTGTGAGGTCTGCCCGCACCATCTCGACCTGACCGACGAGGCCCTGCGCAGCTTCGACGCCATGTACAAGGTCGCCCCGCCCCTGCGCAGCCGTGCGGACGCCGATTATCTGCTGGAAGGGCTGCTGGACGGCAGCGTGGACTGCATCGCCACCGACCACGCGCCCCACACGAAGGCCGAGAAGGAACGCGACCTGCTGGAAGCCCCCAGCGGCATCGCCTACATCGAGATCGCCTTCCCGATCATGTGGACGAAGTTTGGCGCGAAGCTGGGCCTGGAGAAACTCCTCGACCTGATGACCGCTGCCCCCGCCCGCGTGATGGGCTGGCCTGAACCCACGCTGGAAGCGGGCGCTCCCGCCGATCTGGTGGTGCTCGACCTGACCACAGAACGCGAAGTGAACCCCGCCGGGTTCAAGAGCAAGGCGAAATTCACGCCCTGGCAGGGCCAGATGCTCAAAGGCTGGCCGGTGCTGACCGTGGTGAACGGTCAGGTGGCCTTCCAGCGGGAAGAGGCTTGA